TCCTTTTCAACCCGGAATTTCTTTCAGAAGCGACCGCCATTGCCGACACAATAGCTCCTTTTCGCCAAATTATCGGGTACACCAAGGAGAGCTTCCCTATCGCCGGAGAAATCCGCGACCTACTCCCGCTTGCCGCCTTCACGCGCCTTATGCCCGCGACTGAAGCTGAATTGGTAAAATATTGGTCCAATACGTTTTACGCCGCCAAGGTAGTATTCGCGAATCAAATGTATGACCTCTGCCAGAAGCTGAACATTGATTATGAAACGGTCAAAGAATGCGTCAGGGCGGATGCGCGTATCGGCCGTTGGCACCTGGAAATTTTTAATAACCTTTTCTCCGCCGCCCGCAAAGATCACCGAGGTTACGGCGGCAAGTGTCTGCCAAAGGATATAAAAAATCTCATTCACTTTGCGAATAAGAAAGGCGTCCCCCTCAAACTCTTCCAAAAAGTGGATGCGCTCAACGAAAAACTTAAGAACGAAACGCCTCGGTCTTCGCTCCCGCGTCCCGAGAGGCTATAATCTGCGCCGCGAGCGCAAGCGCTTCCTGGGTATTGACCCCTAACCCCTCCCACGGATCATCAATAGGCACGACCGCTACCGCTTCTCCCGCGCGGCGCGCTATCCCCACAAGATCAGTGAGATAAAATTCCTTTTGCGCATTTTCCGCCCTGACCTGCGGGAGATGCGCTTGAAGCCACGACAGCGAGAAACAGTAATATCCGGGATTCACTTCCTTGATTTTTTTTATCGCTTCATCTGCATCCCTATATTCCACAATACGGTCAAGCGTACCGTCCGATTGGCGGATGATGCGGCCGAAGGCCTCAAATGCTTCATACGCCTCCTCAAAGTGGGGAACCATGACAGTCATCATTGTAAGGGGCGCGTGCGCAGCTGCATGGGCTTGTATTAAACGTCTGATAGTAGGAGTAGAAATGAGCGGATGGTCGCCATAAAGCACCACGAGGTGAGATGACCCTTCAACAAGCGCCGGAGGAATTGCGCGAACCGCGTCTGCGGTGCCTTGAGGTTCCAATTGCACGGCATACTCCACTTCATCATGCAGTACGTGCGCAATCGCATCACGGTGCGCCGCGTTCACGACGAGAATAGGCTTGGTACCATTCGCCTCTCGCGCCGATTGCACTACATACCACAGCATGGGCTTGCCATACAGTTGATGGAGGACCTTAGGAATTCCTGAATTCATCCGCTCGCCCTTCCCTGCGGCAAGAATGGCAATACGATCTGAAGGAATCATAAAAATTTGGGTATTAAATGATATTACAGCGTCAAGGGGGCACCACGCAGGACTCCATACGCACCCCTTAGGGGCGCCGTGCGTTCAAATGCGGCGGTATAGGAATCTCGTATATGCGGGGTGAAGGCGACACCGCGCCGTGCCATGGCGCGCTCCCATGCGCGCAGCGCAACCTCTAATGGCACCTCAATAAGACCTTGAGCGGTCGCCGAAGTAAACGAGGGGACAAGCCCGCGCGCTGTCCCGAATACAAACGCACTAACCCCCAACACCGTACCTGTCATGAGCGTCGTATTCACTGACGTTCGAGCGCCCTCACCGATAAAACTGCCGCAAAACTGCATTCCCGTTTCCTCTTTGCCTGCGCCGCGGTCAACCCGCACGCTCCCGTAGGTATGTTTAAGGTCAGACGTCGTGGTTCCCGCTCCCAAATTCACCCAAGGAGCGACCACACTATGCCCTACATAGCCATAATGCTGTTTATTCGTATAGTCACCCATCACTGACCATTCAACCTCGCCGCCAATCCGACAGACATTGCCTATTGCTGACTTTTTAATGCACGCGTGATCGCGGATGATGCAATGTTCACCGATAACCGCCGGCCCTTCGAGGACAATGAAAGATTCAAAGGTCGTGCCTGAGCCGATGACGATCGGGCCGTCATCCGTTCTCGTTACCACGGTGGGCGGCAATTCCACATCCTTGCCGGCAAAGACATGGGGTCTGACCTCTGCCAGATATTGGGCATGATGGGGTGCTGCCAGTAAAAGCGTCTGCGGAAGATATTTAATAATTTCCCACGGCCCGTGCAACAATGTGACCTCAGCCGGCATCGCCATTTTCTCTGATGCGCGAGCCTCAGTAACATAGCCATACGCAAGCTCTTCTCCCGCCATAGAGAGCCGCGCGTCGTCCGCCTGTATGATGCTCCGCAATTCTTCCTCTAATTTCTCCGACGGCAACAGCCGGCCATTCAAAACCAAATAAGGTAATGTGCCCGCACTTTCCTGCCACTGCCCCGATTGCTCTATAAACTCAACATCTGGTAATATTGCCTGCACCCACTTCCTCAAAGTCAATCCACCCATATCGATCTCCCACGGAGATTTGAGGTGGGTAAAAGGAAATAGCGCCGCCGGATTATCATTAAATAACACAATGCGCATATTTTACTCAACAGTTACACTTTTGGCCAAATTGCGCGGCTTATCGACGTCCAAACCCCGTGCCACCGCGAACCCATACGCGAACAGCTGCAGCGGCACTACCGTGAGCAAGGGTGCAAGCGCTTCCAAGGTGCGAGGAACTATTATTGCGTGGTCCACTAACGAGCGGCGCACCGTTTCATCATCGTTGGCGATGGCAATAATTGCGCCGCCGCGTGCGCGCACTTCCTCAATATTTGATATTGTCTTTTCATACACGCTGTCTCTCGGCGCAAGTACGACCGTGGGCGTTGCCGCATCTACCAACGCAATGGGGCCATGCTTCATTTCACCCGCGGCAAACCCTTCCGCATGACAATAGGAAATTTCTTTCAATTTCAGCGCGCCTTCCAAAGCGACGGGATATTGGTACTTGCGCCCCAAATACAGCCAGCGTTCCGCATGCCGGTATTTTTGCGCAAGCGCAATTATTCCTTCTGCCTGCTGCATCACCTTTCCCATCTGTGCAGGCAGCTGCGACAACCCATGCAATAATTCTTCGCTCAAGGCGTGCGAGAGGCGCCGCTGGCGCCCCAGATATACCGCAAGCAGCACCAGTAGCGCAAGCTGTGAAGTAAATGCTTTGGTGGAGGCAACGGCTATCTCCGGTCCCACGTGATTGTACATTCCCGCGTCAGTCTCGCGCGCTATAGAACTGCCTGCCACATTCACCAAACCAAGCGTAAGAAGCCCTCTACGCTTCGCCTCATGGAGCGCCGCGAGCGTATCTGCGGTTTCTCCTGATTGGCTGATGGCAAGCACCGCAGTCTTCCCGCCTGCCGGGAAACGACGATAACGGAATTCCGAAGCAAGCTCCACCTCAACTGGAATGTCGGCATATTCTTCAATAAGATACTCACCCACCATTCCCGCATGCCGCGCTGAACCGCACGCGACTATAATAAGGCGGTCGATATTCCTCACACGGTCTGCAATGGTCTCCAAACCTCCCATCTTCACCAATCCTTCACCGGAAATAATGCGCCCCAACAGCGTGGCATTGAGGGTATCCGGCTGCTCAAGAATCTCTTTGAGCATGAAGTGCGCATGTCCGCCTTTTTCCGCCGAGCCTATATCCCACTCCACCCGCTCCAAGGGGCGCGACACTTCTTGCGCATCAAGCGTCCTGATCGCATATCCTTTGGGGGTAAGTACCACCATCTCGCGGTCTTGGAGATACACCACGTCCCGCGTATGCGCAATGATTGCTGCCACATCCGACGCGACAATCAAAGACCCGTCAGGCACGACCCCGAGCACTAAGGGGCTTCCCAGCCGCGCGGCAATAATTTTTCCCGGTTCCCGAGCGCTTATCAGGGCAAGCCCGTATGCCCCGACCACTTTTTTCAAACCCCGCTCGGTGGCGGTTTCCAAAGGGACACCGGGCTGCAGTTCCTGTTCAATGAGGTGCGCCAGCACTTCCGTGTCAGTATCGGATACGAACGTATGGTCAAGCGCGGTGAGCTCGTCGCGCAGTTCCCTGTAATTCTCGATAATCCCGTTATGCACCAGGTGAAGATCTCCCTGACAGCTATAGTGGGGATGGGCATTGATATCTGTGGGCGCGCCATGAGTCGCCCAACGGATATGCCCTATGCCTATCGTGCCTGCGTGGCTATGGCCCTCCAATGCTCCCTCAAGTGCCGTTAATTTACCCGCGCGTTTTAAGGCAAATATGCCGTCAGGGTCCATGACAGACACACCCGCGGAATCATATCCGCGGTACTCCATGCGCTTTAAGCCTTCCATGATCACGGGAAGCGCGTGCTGTGTGCCGACATAACCGATGATACCGCACATACCTTATGTCGAAAATGTAAAATTTAAAACTCAAAATGCAAAATAATAGTATTACGTCCCGCTTTGCGGGACTCCATAATTTTGACTTTTGACTTTTGGTTTTTGCATTCCCAAATTCTCCCATATCCACTCAAACATAAATCTTTGCGTGGCCGCAATGCTCTCGTTCTCTATAATGACGCCAAAGGGCTCCTGCGCATCGCTCACGGAAATGAGCGCAACTTTTGTGCCGTAGATAATGGTATACGTGGGCGCGCCCGTCGCGTGCGATGACAGCCAACGCCGCTCATCCAAACCTTTCAGCTGCCCGCCCTCGCCGATCGCAATGACGCGGACGCCGATGCCGCGTCGCACCCGCTCTTGAGTAAAGGTAGGGTAGGCGGCATGCAGATAAGGCCGTACCTCCACCGTGGAATAAATAAGGTACTCTTTCTTTTCATACACCGACTCAAGCACATCGGTGAGGATCGTCCTTAAACCCCTGGTTCCTTCGTAATAGCGCACCGTCGGCTTCCCCCCCGCGCGATGATAGAGCGATTTTAATTCAGGCACAATATGGTTCAGCTTTTCCCGCAATGAAGAAATCTCCCGTTCTTTTTCCGCGACCACCTGAGCGAACTTCTCCGGGTCTTCTGCAATAAAATACTGATGTTTTTCACGGTGCTGGTAAGAGACGAGCCCTTGAGCAATAAGGCCCTTGAGGATGTCGTAGGTAGTACCCCTGTTTATTTTGGTCGCAGCGGCAAGGCGCCTGACTGACTGCACTCCGCCCTTGAGCAAGGTAAGATATATTTCAATCTCTTTTTCCGAAAGCCCAAACTCTTTCAAATATACCCTTATATCCATATAAAACACTATATTACAATTGAATAATAAATGTCAAATCTTTTTCTACGTAAAATTACTATATAAACAAAAAAATGGCTAATGAGAGCCATTTTCTTAAATTATATTTGTCAATAATCCTCCAACACTATTTACCCCGTTAGAAAATTCCATCGTGCATAACAAAAATAGTTAAAAAATACTATCCTACAGAAAAATGGGACGGAAACCCTATTTTTTCTAACGGGGTTTACTCATCAAACAGATATATACCTTCGGGATAAAAACGCACTTTCCCCTGCTCATAAAGGTCCTGGATGAGCCGATCTGCTCTTGCCTGTTTCTGCCGGATCGTCATGCGGCGTGATTTGAGCACAGAGAGGGGAAGGTATATACGCAGCGCGCGCTTCAAGATAAGATGCCGGCTGATGCCGCTTGGGAGAAATTGTCCGCGCGCAATCGCATTGAGCACTCCCAGCTTTGTCAGAGAGGGAAACACGATAAGCGTGCGCATATGCCTGTCCAATCCATGAAACGCTTTATGCGTCGCTTCTTCTGTGCGATGAATCATCGATTTGCCTTCATAACAGTGCACGAGGATATTCAGCATTTCGAGCGCCGCCTTCGACGATTTTTGCAGCGGCAAGGCGAATGTCTTTCCCTTCCGATCGCAAAAATACGCTAATATTTTCCGCTGCTTGAGCATGCGTCTTGCTTTTTTGTCACTCATGGGGTCTAAAGAGACCGCACTTCCATTACGCAAAGACTGCAGGAGACGCTCGACGGGAAGACGCACCACATGATTCCATGATTTGAGTTGTATCGAGGGATCAAAATAATCAACAACCTGCACCAGCATATGAGGGATCCCCAGCGCTTTCATGGATGTGGTGCGGTTGGCGCCGTCAAGCACCATGAATCGCCCGTCAATCAGCTGCGTGACGATGGGAGGGTCTTTCCATTTTCCCGAGGTGATAATTTTTTTCTTTAATGCGGTCGTGCGATTCGTATCAAAATATTCATGAAGGATGACTTGTTTCGTCGGCACCACTTTCAAGTGCGGCATTTGGATGATACGGAATTTTTGTAATCTGGTCATAGTAAAATCACTATATCGTTTACGTTTTTCAAATCACGAAATTTCGAAAGGTAATTTTATTTCGTGTTATTATTTTGCTGACGACCATTCTATAAGCTGCTCGGCAATCATGATCCCCGCCCTCTCCTGCGCTTCGTGCGTCAGCGCCGCGATATGCGGCGTCGCCACGACTCGAGAGTGCGCGATAAGCGCTTGGCTCGGCGCCGGTTCATTCTCAAACACGTCCAATCCTGCGCCTCTGACCTTACCCGATTGAAGCGCATGGAGCAATGCTTCCTCGTCCACGATGCCACCGCGCGCAGTATTGATGATGAATACTCCTTCCTTCATGTGTTCAAGCTCCCTTGTGCTTATCAGATGCGCGGTTTCTTCGCTCTTCGGCAAATGGATCGTGATAATATCCGCGCGCCGTAATACCTCTTCAAGAGCCACGGTAAACTGAATCTGCGGATCCGTGCGTGACGTGCGCGTCCACGCCAACACTTCCATCCCCAATGCGTGCGCGATTTGAGCCACGCTTTTCCCCACACGGCCATATCCCAATACCCCCAACGTTTTCCCTTCCAATTCAGTGCCTTTGAATAATTTCTTCTCCCATTTGCCCGCCTTCATGCTACTATCCGCCTGCGGGATCGTGCGCGCCACGGCAAACATGAGGCCAATGGCGTGCTCTGCCACTGAACGGCTATTGGAACCAGGCGCATTGATGACCTTTATCCCTCTCTGTTCAGCCGCTACGGTGTCAATCGTATCTACCCCCACGCCTGCGCGCGCGATAACCTTTAACTTTTTACCCGCGTCTATCATTTCCTTCGTCACCTTCGTCCTGCTCCGCACTACTAATACTTCCACATCGGGAATCAACTTCACAATCTCCTCCGGTGTCGGCTCCCCCGGCGCAGACACTTCAAATCCGGCAGCCTCAAGCATCTGCTGAGCCTCTTTATCAATCGGGTCGGCGATCAGGATAGAATGATGCATAATTTTCAATTCTCAATTTTGCAATTTTCAATCAATGCTGCAATACATCAATTTTCAAACACTGAGAAATTGGGAATTATTTGAAAATTGAACATTGGAAATTGAAAATTCGTTACTATTATTTCTTTGAGCTCGAATTTATTACTTTATCCATAACCCGCAATAACTCCCCTACATCTTCCACCTTCCAATCTCCCATATGTCCAATTCTGAATCCTTTTCCTTTGAGTTTTCCGTAACCGTCAGCAAGGGCGTAGCCTTTTTCTTTTACCTTTTTCCTGAATTCGTCGCTGTTGAACCCTTCCGGCACGGAAATGGAAGTCACGGTGGGGCTGCGAAAACCCTCTTCTGCGGTAAAAGGCAAATGATGGCGCGCCACCCACTCCTGTGCCAGCATCGCCATGTCCTGATGCCGTACCGCCCGCCCTTCCATCCCTTCCGCAAGCATCCTGTCTAACTGCGCATCAACGCCGAAGAGTAAAGAAATAGCGGGCGTCGCGGGGGTCATATTTTTATCCGCGTACTTTTTCATTTCTATAAAATCAAAATAATATCCCTTATCCGTCATTTCTTGAGAACGTACCATAGCACGCGGACTTACTACCGCAAAGGCGAGGCCGGGGGGCAGGGCAAGACACTTCTGCGTACCAAATATAAGCACATCAATACCCCACTCATCAGGTTTAATTATGGAGCCGCCAAATGAGCTCACTGCATCCACAAAAATTAATGCATCAGGCTGGACGCGTCTCACCGTCTCACACAAATCATTGAGCGGATTCATCACGCCGGATGAGGTCTCATTATGGGTAATCGCTACCGCATCAAACCTATAACCATCATCCCGCGGCAATTGTAGCGTGGCAGCTTGTCTGCCACCTATCGAGTCGGAGGCAAGCTCCGACGCTACCAACTCTGGCCGTACCGCCTTCCCGAAAGGCACATCAACCGTCTCCACTACCTTGCCGCACGCGCGGCTGATATCCACCCAGCGTTCAGAAAACGCGCCGCATACCGTGTGCAGGATTTTCCCCCTCACACAATTCCTCACTGCCGCCTCCATGACGCCAGTCGCAGAAGAGGTGAATATGAAAATCTCATGCGTCGTCCCGATGAACCGGCGCAATTTTTTTACCACGGATTCATGGAGCGCCTGGTAATCTTTGCTCCGGTGCCCGATCATTGGATGGCTCATTGCCTGAAACATCTCATCACTCACTTCCGTGGGGCCGGCTAAGAATAGCTTGGTGTGTATCATATAAGCGAACCAACACGAATTTTTAGGAAAACCTACACGATATCGTCTCTCTCTCTTAGTGAGGGTTGATCGTTTAAGAAAACCCTCCGCAGCTCGCTCGAGCATGGTCCCCGCGAAGCGGGGTTGAGCGAGCGAGGCGGAGCGCGTCCCGCCGCTGGGCGGGACGACGCGTGTTTTCGTAATGAGCAACCCAAATAACTACTCTTCCATCTCCTTAAAATACTTCCCCAATGTCGCCAAACTGTTCATTCGCGCGCGATGCAGGAATTTTTGCTGTGCCGCGGCGACGTTTTCTTCCTTGCCGCCCCAGCATTTAAGCACGCTGTCCTGGAGCGCGCGGCCATAGGAGAACGAAAGCTTCCATAGGAACGGCCCCATTTTGTTAATTGCATTCAGGTTTTCCGTCGCTTCCACTTCGCTCTGGCCGCCGGAAAGAAACGCCTGTCCCGGAAGATCATCAGGTAAAGTTTGTTTAAACAAACGAACGGTCGCGGTGGCAACTTCATCAAATGACGCTTTCTGCCCTGACGCTTTGCCGGGAACGATCATATTGGTCTTGAGAATCATGCCTGATATAGCAACTCCTGCGGTATTCAATTCTTCAAATACTGCTCTCAACGCCTTTTCTGACACTTCCTCGCAACGCTCCTGTGAATGTGCGCCATCCATGAGCACCTCTGGCTCAACCATCGGCACGAGCCCTGCGCGCTGACACTCAATCGCATAAGCGGCCAAATCTTTTGCGTTCTGCCTTATATTGGCATCAGTGGGCAACTCATCACCAATGGTAATCACCGCGCGCCATTTCGCAAACTTTGCCCCCAGACGCACATACTCTTGCAGACGGTCAGCAAGACCCTCAAGACCCGCGGTAGTAACTTTTTCATTCGGTGA
The Patescibacteria group bacterium genome window above contains:
- a CDS encoding helix-turn-helix domain-containing protein, which codes for MDIRVYLKEFGLSEKEIEIYLTLLKGGVQSVRRLAAATKINRGTTYDILKGLIAQGLVSYQHREKHQYFIAEDPEKFAQVVAEKEREISSLREKLNHIVPELKSLYHRAGGKPTVRYYEGTRGLRTILTDVLESVYEKKEYLIYSTVEVRPYLHAAYPTFTQERVRRGIGVRVIAIGEGGQLKGLDERRWLSSHATGAPTYTIIYGTKVALISVSDAQEPFGVIIENESIAATQRFMFEWIWENLGMQKPKVKSQNYGVPQSGT
- a CDS encoding alanine--glyoxylate aminotransferase family protein — translated: MIHTKLFLAGPTEVSDEMFQAMSHPMIGHRSKDYQALHESVVKKLRRFIGTTHEIFIFTSSATGVMEAAVRNCVRGKILHTVCGAFSERWVDISRACGKVVETVDVPFGKAVRPELVASELASDSIGGRQAATLQLPRDDGYRFDAVAITHNETSSGVMNPLNDLCETVRRVQPDALIFVDAVSSFGGSIIKPDEWGIDVLIFGTQKCLALPPGLAFAVVSPRAMVRSQEMTDKGYYFDFIEMKKYADKNMTPATPAISLLFGVDAQLDRMLAEGMEGRAVRHQDMAMLAQEWVARHHLPFTAEEGFRSPTVTSISVPEGFNSDEFRKKVKEKGYALADGYGKLKGKGFRIGHMGDWKVEDVGELLRVMDKVINSSSKK
- a CDS encoding putative sugar nucleotidyl transferase, with protein sequence MRIVLFNDNPAALFPFTHLKSPWEIDMGGLTLRKWVQAILPDVEFIEQSGQWQESAGTLPYLVLNGRLLPSEKLEEELRSIIQADDARLSMAGEELAYGYVTEARASEKMAMPAEVTLLHGPWEIIKYLPQTLLLAAPHHAQYLAEVRPHVFAGKDVELPPTVVTRTDDGPIVIGSGTTFESFIVLEGPAVIGEHCIIRDHACIKKSAIGNVCRIGGEVEWSVMGDYTNKQHYGYVGHSVVAPWVNLGAGTTTSDLKHTYGSVRVDRGAGKEETGMQFCGSFIGEGARTSVNTTLMTGTVLGVSAFVFGTARGLVPSFTSATAQGLIEVPLEVALRAWERAMARRGVAFTPHIRDSYTAAFERTAPLRGAYGVLRGAPLTL
- a CDS encoding hydroxyacid dehydrogenase, producing MHHSILIADPIDKEAQQMLEAAGFEVSAPGEPTPEEIVKLIPDVEVLVVRSRTKVTKEMIDAGKKLKVIARAGVGVDTIDTVAAEQRGIKVINAPGSNSRSVAEHAIGLMFAVARTIPQADSSMKAGKWEKKLFKGTELEGKTLGVLGYGRVGKSVAQIAHALGMEVLAWTRTSRTDPQIQFTVALEEVLRRADIITIHLPKSEETAHLISTRELEHMKEGVFIINTARGGIVDEEALLHALQSGKVRGAGLDVFENEPAPSQALIAHSRVVATPHIAALTHEAQERAGIMIAEQLIEWSSAK
- a CDS encoding NTP transferase domain-containing protein is translated as MIPSDRIAILAAGKGERMNSGIPKVLHQLYGKPMLWYVVQSAREANGTKPILVVNAAHRDAIAHVLHDEVEYAVQLEPQGTADAVRAIPPALVEGSSHLVVLYGDHPLISTPTIRRLIQAHAAAHAPLTMMTVMVPHFEEAYEAFEAFGRIIRQSDGTLDRIVEYRDADEAIKKIKEVNPGYYCFSLSWLQAHLPQVRAENAQKEFYLTDLVGIARRAGEAVAVVPIDDPWEGLGVNTQEALALAAQIIASRDAGAKTEAFRS
- a CDS encoding class I fructose-bisphosphate aldolase, with product MDQEFNIVAKAMVAPGKGILAADESLGTIEKRLIKINVPSTEENRRAYREMLFTSPGIGEYISGVILFDETIRQKTRGGVPFVKVLQQAGVIPGIKVDMGTKEMEGSPNEKVTTAGLEGLADRLQEYVRLGAKFAKWRAVITIGDELPTDANIRQNAKDLAAYAIECQRAGLVPMVEPEVLMDGAHSQERCEEVSEKALRAVFEELNTAGVAISGMILKTNMIVPGKASGQKASFDEVATATVRLFKQTLPDDLPGQAFLSGGQSEVEATENLNAINKMGPFLWKLSFSYGRALQDSVLKCWGGKEENVAAAQQKFLHRARMNSLATLGKYFKEMEE
- the glmS gene encoding glutamine--fructose-6-phosphate transaminase (isomerizing), which translates into the protein MCGIIGYVGTQHALPVIMEGLKRMEYRGYDSAGVSVMDPDGIFALKRAGKLTALEGALEGHSHAGTIGIGHIRWATHGAPTDINAHPHYSCQGDLHLVHNGIIENYRELRDELTALDHTFVSDTDTEVLAHLIEQELQPGVPLETATERGLKKVVGAYGLALISAREPGKIIAARLGSPLVLGVVPDGSLIVASDVAAIIAHTRDVVYLQDREMVVLTPKGYAIRTLDAQEVSRPLERVEWDIGSAEKGGHAHFMLKEILEQPDTLNATLLGRIISGEGLVKMGGLETIADRVRNIDRLIIVACGSARHAGMVGEYLIEEYADIPVEVELASEFRYRRFPAGGKTAVLAISQSGETADTLAALHEAKRRGLLTLGLVNVAGSSIARETDAGMYNHVGPEIAVASTKAFTSQLALLVLLAVYLGRQRRLSHALSEELLHGLSQLPAQMGKVMQQAEGIIALAQKYRHAERWLYLGRKYQYPVALEGALKLKEISYCHAEGFAAGEMKHGPIALVDAATPTVVLAPRDSVYEKTISNIEEVRARGGAIIAIANDDETVRRSLVDHAIIVPRTLEALAPLLTVVPLQLFAYGFAVARGLDVDKPRNLAKSVTVE